One Chroicocephalus ridibundus chromosome 10, bChrRid1.1, whole genome shotgun sequence DNA window includes the following coding sequences:
- the LSM3 gene encoding U6 snRNA-associated Sm-like protein LSm3: protein MADEVDQQQTTNTVEEPLDLIRLSLDERIYVKMRNDRELRGRLHAYDQHLNMILGDVEETVTTIEIDEETYEEIYKSTKRNIPMLFVRGDGVVLVAPPLRVG, encoded by the exons ATGGCGGATGAGGTGGACCAG caACAAACAACAAATACTGTAGAGGAACCACTTGATCTTATCAGACTCAGTCTAGATGAGCGAATCTATGTCAAGATGAGGAATGACAGAGAGCTTAGAGGCAGACTACAT GCATATGATCAGCACTTAAATATGATTTTGGGCGATGTGGAAGAAACTGTAACTACAATAGAGATTGATGAAGAAACCTATGAAGAGATTTATAAA TCTACCAAAAGGAATATTCCGATGCTCTTTGTCAGAGGTGACGGCGTTGTGCTTGTCGCTCCCCCGTTGAGGGTTGGTTGA
- the XPC gene encoding DNA repair protein complementing XP-C cells: MARKRKASPRPAAASKRRSGGQGAARNEPEEDDDFEEEKASIKKNNSKATARKKEENFDTGVSNTANKPSKQKGSKSLIKENKKPTRNKGNRSKEETCDDSLKAPQKEIKLKRESPIKKEMGEDNTDDDESEDEWEDVEELQEPATDKLEEAAVLPAVVLPSNPVEIEIETPEQVKKRERREKRKAEFEMYLRRIMKRFSKDLRENTHKVHLLCLLANGFYRNRICSQPDLHAIGLSIIPTCFTKVPAGQVDLPYLSNLVKWFVGTFTINDELSTEKGESLQSTLERRFAIYAARDDEELVHIFLIILRALQLLCRLVLSFQPIPLKETRAKVKSSSKRQSLSTSEGQESSATTPKAVAKKCPCRKAKQDEKSSETEEDNKEAKKRKTAQTKRTRKSKLTAGSQEQKESSNEESGLVEKDVPVRPKNDRRRRVASKVCYKEESGSDEGSVSDFEVSEEESDLSDEDFEIVSKRQRSSVGSQKSKVTAIKSPKTETSESRLSRNSYGAEPRPAKSTAPALPHAQRKRNKIISSDEDNGQQEVRKVVGTDQWLEVFLEREDKWVCVDCVHGNVGQPQLCFTYATKPLSYIVGFDNDGSVRDVTQRYDPVWMTTTRKSRVDPEWWEDTLQPYKSPYVERDKKEENEFQVKLQDQPLPTAIGEYKNHPLYALKRHLLKYEAIYPESAAVLGYCRGEAVYSRDCVHTLHSKDTWLKQARVVRIGEVPYKMVKGFSNQARKARLAEPANRDKEDLALFGRWQTEDYQPPVAVDGKVPRNEYGNVYLFLPSMLPVGCVQLRLPNLNRLARKLDIDCALAITGFDFHGGYSHPVTDGYVVCEEYKEVLIAAWENEQAEIEKKEKEKREKRALGNWKLLTKGLLIRERLKQRYSVKTEPSAPETGKGAGFSSDEEGGPSSETAVGDAAISWPQNRQLEKKKEEKTTRKSKREMKGEAAQLFPFEKL; the protein is encoded by the exons ATGGCCAGGAAGCGCAAAGCATCGCCCCGGCCGGCGGCTGCCAGCAAGAGGCGctctggggggcagggggcagcgaGAAACGAGCCGGAGGAGGATG AtgattttgaagaggaaaaggcCAGCATAAAGAAGAACAACTCAAAAGCTACGgctaggaaaaaggaagaaaattttgatACTGGAGTTTCCAACACAGCAAATAAGCCTTCAAAACAAAAAGGGTCAAAATcactaataaaagaaaataaaaaacccaccagaaataAAGGGAATCGTAGCAAAGAGGAAACATGCGA TGACTCGCTGAAGGCCCCTCAGAAGGAGATAAAGTTGAAGAGAGAATCTCCTATTAAAAAAGAGATGGGTGAAGACAATACTGATGATGATGAAAGTGAAGATGAATGGGAGGATGTGGAAG agctcCAGGAACCTGCCACAGATAAGTTAGAAGAAGCTGCTGTTCTTCCGGCAGTGGTGCTGCCAAGCAATCCTGTCGAGATAGAGATTGAAACCCCAGAGCAggtgaagaaaagagagaggag agaaaaaagaaaagccgaGTTTGAGATGTATCTTCGGAGAATTATGAAACGTTTCAGCAAGGACCTTCGTGAGAACACACATAAG GTTCACCTCTTGTGTTTATTAGCAAATGGTTTCTATAGGAACAGGATCTGCAGCCAGCCAGATCTTCATGCCATTGGTCTATCCATCATCCCCACCTGCTTCACAAAAGTGCCTGCAGGCCAAGTGGACCTTCCctacctttccaacttggtgaaATG GTTTGTTGGAACCTTCACTATCAACGATGAGCTTTCCACTGAAAAAGGAGAATCCCTTCAGTCGACCTTGGAGAGGCGCTTTGCCATCTATGCTGCACGTGATGATGAAGAGTTGGTTCAT atatttttaattattttgcgaGCATTGCAGCTGCTGTGTCGCCTTGTGCTGTCTTTTCAGCCTATTCCTCTCAAGGAGACAAGAGCAAAG GTAAAAAGCTCATCCAAGAGACAGTCTCTCAGTACCTCCGAGGGGCAGGAGAGCTCTGCCACAACACCCAAAGCCGTGGCAAAAAAATGCCCTTGCAGAAAAGCCAAACAGGATGAAAAGTCCTCAGAGACTGAAGAAGACAACAAGGAGGCAAAGAAACGCAAAACTGCTCAGACCAAAAGGACACGCAAGTCAAAGTTGACTGCAGGTAGCCAGGAACAGAAGGAATCTAGTAATGAAGAGAGTGGTTTAGTGGAAAAAGATGTGCCAGTCAGGCCCAAGAATGATCGCCGGAGACGAGTGGCCTCCAAAGTGTGTTACAAAGAAGAGAGTGGAAGTGATGAGGGCAGTGTTTCGGACTTTGAGGTTTCAGAGGAGGAGAGTGATCTCTCTGATGAGGATTTTGAAATCGTCTCTAAAAGGCAGAGGAGCTCAGTGGGCTCCCAGAAGTCAAAGGTAACGGCTATAAAAAGCCCAAAAACCGAGACTTCAGAATCAAGGCTATCCAGAAATTCATATGGAGCTGAGCCTAGGCCAGCAAAAAGTACAGCTCCAGCCTTGCCTcatgcacagagaaaaagaaacaaaataatttctagtGATGAGGATAATGGACAGCAGGAGGTAAGGAAAGTGGTGGGCACAGACCAGTGGCTGGAGGTTTTCCTTGAACGTGAGGACAAGTGGGTGTGTGTAGACTGCGTTCATGGCAACGTTGGCCAGCCCCAGCTGTGCTTCACATATGCCACAAAGCCGCTTTCCTACATTGTGGGATTTGACAATGATGGGAGTGTCAGGGATGTGACGCAAAGATATGACCCAGTGTGGATGACCACAACAAGGAAGAGTCGTGTGGACCCTGAGTGGTGGGAAGACACGCTGCAGCCATATAAAAGTCCCTATGTGGAAAGagacaagaaggaggaaaatgag TTTCAAGTTAAGCTTCAAGATCAACCTCTACCAACAGCAATTGGAGAGTACAAAAACCATCCTCTTTATGCCCTGAAGAGGCACCTCTTGAAATACGAGGCGATCTATCCTGAGTCAGCTGCTGTCCTAGGGTACTGCAGGGGAGAGGCTGTCTACTCCAG AGACTGTGTACACACGTTGCACTCCAAGGACACTTGGCTAAAGCAAGCTCGAGTGGTGAGGATTGGAGAAGTGCCTTACAAG ATGGTGAAAGGATTTTCCAACCAGGCGAGGAAGGCACGACTTGCAGAGCCTGCAAACCGGGACAAAGAGGACCTGGCTCTGTTTGGTCGCTGGCAGACAGAGGATTATCAGCCGCCTGTCGCAGTGGATGGAAAG GTTCCTCGGAATGAATATGGAAATGTCTATCTTTTCCTGCCATCCATGTTACCCGTTGGCTGTGTGCAGCTGAGACTCCCAAACCTGAACAGATTGGCGCGGAAGTTGGACATTGACTGTGCTCTGGCCATCACTGGATTTGATTTTCACGGTGGTTACTCACACCCAGT TACCGATGGCTACGTTGTCTGTGAGGAGTATAAAGAGGTCCTCATTGCTGCCTGGGAGAATGAACaagcagaaatagaaaagaaggagaaggag AAGCGTGAGAAAAGAGCTCTGGGGAATTGGAAGCTGCTGACAAAAGGACTTCTCATCAGAGAGAGACTGAAGCAACGCTACTCCGTCAAG actgagcCATCAGCACCTGAGACAGGCAAAGGAGCAGGTTTCTCTTCCGATGAAGAAGGGGGTCCGAGTTCAGAGACTGCAGTAGGGGATGCGGCCATTTCTTGGCCCCAAAATCGccagttggagaaaaaaaaagaagagaagacaacCAGAAAGAGCAAGCgagaaatgaaaggagaagcagcacagtTGTTCCCGTTTGAGAAACTGTGA